One Deltaproteobacteria bacterium genomic window carries:
- a CDS encoding type II toxin-antitoxin system HicA family toxin, with protein MSTHEKIHARMRNNPRDWRIADLKSVAGRFGIDWRSEGGSHFVFSFPGVEDDVSVPAHRPIKPVYVRHFVALVDKVKELQS; from the coding sequence ATGAGCACACACGAGAAAATCCACGCCCGAATGCGCAATAATCCGCGTGACTGGCGGATTGCGGATCTGAAGTCGGTTGCCGGCCGCTTTGGTATTGATTGGCGCAGTGAAGGCGGAAGCCATTTTGTGTTCTCGTTTCCCGGTGTGGAGGATGACGTGAGCGTCCCGGCGCATCGGCCCATCAAGCCGGTGTATGTGCGTCATTTTGTGGCGCTGGTTGATAAGGTAAAGGAGTTGCAGTCATGA